The Candidatus Hydrogenedentota bacterium genome has a segment encoding these proteins:
- a CDS encoding amidohydrolase family protein — protein MQTLRENVAQLVNTTPLVDTHEHLWEEANRIKALSDKGNGRLAAPDFGILLSHYTDSDLYAAGAPPNTIAQVTSHRLSPREKWDLVAPWYPKVRNTGYYLCLRETLRLLYGVDDLAADNVEAVSEKIRAGVVPGFYEKLLRETANIEVCHVNSLEGAIFMDTAQPELLAQDLSFVTFCSLGGWERVAEKAGVTVSSLKDWHRAIDWCFEQYGPRAIALKNQMAYQRRLDFAAVTSEEAAPLFEKLLQDGKKVPAAERKAVEDHLFHYCLGKAQEQNLPVKLHTGYYAGHGYMPLERVRQNAGDVCALLAAYPKVRFDLFHIGYPYQDEFIAVAKHFANAWIDMCWAWIISPEASRHFLSELLVTAPANKVFTFGGDFIPVEMVPGHAVVARRGITLALCDLVEGGWLAEKDVPDMAERVMRGNANEFFDHAGRLAAWRETKSGAKK, from the coding sequence ATGCAGACGCTGAGAGAAAATGTCGCCCAACTGGTGAACACCACCCCGCTGGTGGACACGCACGAGCACCTCTGGGAGGAGGCGAACCGGATCAAGGCCCTCTCGGACAAGGGAAACGGCCGCCTTGCCGCGCCGGACTTCGGCATACTGCTGAGCCATTACACGGATTCGGACCTCTATGCGGCGGGCGCGCCGCCCAACACCATCGCGCAGGTAACGTCGCACCGCCTGTCCCCCCGCGAGAAATGGGACCTGGTGGCCCCGTGGTACCCCAAGGTGCGGAACACGGGTTATTACCTCTGCCTGCGCGAGACCCTGCGCCTGCTCTACGGCGTGGACGACCTCGCGGCGGACAATGTGGAGGCCGTGTCGGAGAAAATCCGCGCGGGTGTGGTGCCCGGTTTCTATGAAAAACTGCTCCGGGAAACGGCGAACATCGAGGTGTGCCATGTGAACAGCCTCGAAGGCGCCATTTTCATGGACACGGCCCAGCCCGAACTGCTCGCGCAGGACCTCAGCTTTGTCACTTTCTGCTCATTGGGCGGCTGGGAGCGGGTGGCGGAGAAGGCCGGTGTGACCGTGTCGTCCCTGAAAGACTGGCACCGGGCCATTGACTGGTGCTTTGAACAGTACGGTCCCCGGGCGATTGCGCTGAAGAACCAGATGGCCTACCAGCGCAGACTGGATTTCGCCGCAGTCACCTCGGAAGAGGCGGCGCCCCTGTTCGAGAAACTGCTGCAAGACGGAAAAAAGGTGCCCGCCGCGGAGCGAAAGGCGGTCGAGGACCATCTGTTCCACTACTGTCTGGGGAAGGCGCAGGAGCAGAACCTGCCCGTGAAGCTGCACACGGGCTACTATGCGGGCCACGGCTACATGCCCCTGGAGCGTGTCCGGCAGAATGCGGGCGACGTGTGCGCCCTGCTTGCCGCCTATCCAAAAGTGCGCTTCGACCTGTTCCACATCGGCTACCCCTACCAGGACGAGTTCATCGCCGTCGCCAAACACTTCGCCAACGCCTGGATTGACATGTGCTGGGCGTGGATCATCAGCCCCGAGGCGTCACGGCATTTCCTCTCCGAACTGCTTGTCACCGCTCCGGCGAACAAGGTCTTCACTTTCGGCGGCGACTTCATCCCCGTGGAGATGGTGCCCGGCCATGCCGTCGTGGCCCGGCGCGGCATCACCCTGGCGCTCTGCGATCTGGTGGAGGGCGGATGGCTCGCCGAAAAGGACGTGCCGGACATGGCGGAGCGCGTCATGCGCGGCAACGCCAACGAGTTCTTTGACCATGCGGGCCGCCTGGCCGCCTGGCGCGAAACGAAAAGCGGCGCCAAAAAATAA
- a CDS encoding TIGR03960 family B12-binding radical SAM protein, producing the protein MNLRELLLAEILPTVEKPSRYLGTELHSVHKDPATVRLRVALVFPDVYELGLGNLGLHILYHILNGMDGVWAERAYTPAPDLEAALRARGLPLFLHESKDPLGAADAVGFTFQSELTYANVLNAMDLAGFAVRAADRAEDAPLFFAGGPTACNPEPMAAFMDFFVIGDGEEAVAEIANALLPLRGAPRRRRLEAVAGIPGVYVPSLHPVEMVGGVPFADAGVKVTRRVTASLEDAPYPVRGIVPFTQLVHDGVGIEVLRGCTQGCRFCQAGMINRPVRERGPETVAGLLGKSLDNTGLEESTLVSLSTCDHSRARSLVRAAMETAGARSASVSLPSLRLDTFAVELADMITGMRRSGLTFAPEAATPRLRAVINKAIPDEDLIHMAEEACRRGWEHVKTYFMIGLPTERDEDVAAIADLCLRTLRAMRRTRRDAMVRTGVSTFVPKPHSPFQFAPQISMEETIARQRMLADAFRPHRGIKFGRHNPAASFIEGLISRGGRGTADLIEAAWRNGAGYETWEERLSLEPWTRAVEETGYDAAAAFAERRPGDRLPWDHIDMLTDPKWLADEWARAKSLEHAGDCRRGRCNLCGVNRRAPELCGEMLRRSAAGRGEEELLWAAPERPGPQARPEPVQRVRFRISRTGESRLLSHLETTQVWIRALRRAGAALAYSQGFHAHPKVTFSTALPLGEESRGGDFMDALFSAPARPSELLERLGKTLPMDFTADDAWEMPLRSPALMALVAGFDYELHTRADARTLRARAGEMMSAAELPIGRTVKHRPSAGGRREIELDLRPLIHHLDVEEGLDGTVVLFSTRMRDGRLAKPREIIALLGLDAPAVRVVKTRTLLAEVGAADFT; encoded by the coding sequence ATGAATCTCCGCGAACTGCTTCTGGCTGAAATCCTGCCGACGGTCGAGAAACCGTCCCGCTACCTGGGCACGGAACTGCATTCGGTCCACAAAGACCCCGCCACCGTGCGGCTGCGCGTGGCGCTGGTTTTCCCGGACGTGTACGAGCTGGGCCTGGGCAACCTCGGGCTGCACATTCTCTACCACATCCTGAACGGCATGGACGGGGTCTGGGCGGAGCGGGCCTACACGCCCGCGCCGGACCTGGAGGCGGCGCTGCGCGCGCGGGGCCTGCCGCTCTTTCTTCACGAGTCCAAGGACCCGCTGGGCGCGGCGGACGCCGTGGGCTTCACCTTTCAGTCGGAGCTGACCTACGCCAACGTGCTGAACGCCATGGACCTGGCGGGGTTCGCCGTGCGCGCGGCGGACCGGGCGGAGGACGCGCCGCTCTTCTTCGCGGGCGGGCCGACGGCCTGCAACCCGGAACCCATGGCCGCGTTCATGGATTTTTTCGTCATCGGCGACGGCGAGGAGGCGGTGGCGGAGATCGCCAACGCCCTGCTGCCCCTGCGGGGCGCGCCGCGCCGGCGGCGGCTGGAGGCGGTGGCGGGGATTCCCGGTGTTTATGTCCCGTCCCTGCATCCGGTGGAAATGGTGGGCGGGGTTCCCTTCGCCGACGCGGGTGTGAAGGTCACCCGCCGTGTGACGGCGTCGCTCGAGGACGCGCCGTACCCGGTGCGGGGCATCGTCCCCTTCACCCAGTTGGTCCACGACGGTGTGGGCATCGAGGTGCTCCGGGGCTGCACGCAGGGCTGCCGATTCTGCCAGGCGGGCATGATAAACCGCCCCGTGCGCGAGCGCGGCCCCGAAACTGTGGCGGGCCTGCTGGGTAAAAGCCTGGACAACACCGGACTCGAAGAGTCCACGCTGGTCTCCCTGTCCACCTGCGACCACTCCCGCGCGCGCAGCCTGGTGCGCGCGGCCATGGAAACGGCGGGCGCGCGCAGCGCCTCCGTGTCCCTCCCCTCGCTGCGGCTGGACACGTTCGCGGTGGAGCTGGCCGACATGATCACCGGCATGCGCCGCAGCGGCCTGACCTTTGCGCCCGAGGCGGCCACGCCGCGCCTGCGGGCGGTCATCAACAAGGCCATCCCCGACGAGGACCTCATCCACATGGCGGAGGAGGCCTGCCGCAGGGGCTGGGAGCATGTGAAGACCTATTTCATGATTGGCCTGCCCACGGAGCGCGACGAGGACGTGGCGGCCATTGCAGACCTCTGCCTGCGCACCCTGCGGGCCATGCGCCGCACACGCCGGGATGCCATGGTAAGGACCGGAGTCTCCACCTTTGTGCCCAAGCCCCACAGCCCGTTCCAGTTTGCCCCGCAGATTTCCATGGAGGAGACCATTGCCCGGCAGCGCATGCTCGCCGACGCCTTCCGCCCGCACCGGGGGATCAAGTTTGGACGGCACAACCCCGCCGCCTCGTTCATCGAGGGCCTCATCAGCCGGGGCGGGCGCGGCACGGCGGACCTCATCGAGGCGGCATGGCGGAACGGCGCGGGCTATGAGACCTGGGAGGAGCGTCTGAGCCTGGAACCCTGGACGCGGGCAGTAGAGGAGACAGGATATGACGCGGCGGCGGCTTTTGCCGAACGGCGGCCCGGTGACCGGCTTCCCTGGGACCACATTGACATGCTCACGGACCCAAAGTGGCTGGCGGATGAATGGGCGCGGGCGAAATCCCTTGAGCACGCGGGGGACTGCCGCAGGGGCCGGTGCAACCTCTGCGGCGTGAACCGGCGCGCGCCGGAACTCTGCGGCGAGATGCTGCGCCGCAGCGCGGCGGGCCGGGGGGAGGAGGAACTCCTGTGGGCCGCGCCGGAACGCCCCGGGCCGCAGGCGCGCCCGGAACCGGTCCAGCGTGTCCGGTTCCGCATCAGCCGCACGGGCGAGTCCCGCCTGCTGAGCCATCTGGAGACAACCCAGGTCTGGATACGCGCCCTGCGCCGCGCGGGCGCGGCCCTGGCCTATTCACAGGGGTTCCACGCGCATCCCAAGGTGACCTTTTCCACCGCGCTGCCCCTGGGCGAGGAGAGCCGGGGCGGGGACTTCATGGACGCGCTCTTCTCCGCGCCGGCCCGCCCAAGTGAACTGCTTGAACGGCTTGGGAAAACGCTGCCCATGGACTTCACCGCGGACGACGCCTGGGAGATGCCCCTGCGCTCGCCCGCGCTCATGGCCCTGGTGGCCGGGTTTGACTACGAACTGCACACCCGCGCCGACGCGCGGACACTGCGCGCGCGGGCGGGTGAGATGATGTCCGCCGCGGAACTTCCCATCGGCAGGACGGTGAAACACCGCCCCTCGGCAGGCGGACGCAGGGAGATTGAACTCGACCTCCGCCCACTTATCCACCACCTTGATGTGGAGGAGGGGCTGGACGGGACCGTGGTCCTGTTCTCGACCAGAATGCGCGACGGACGCCTTGCAAAGCCCCGCGAAATCATCGCGCTGCTCGGGCTGGACGCCCCGGCGGTGCGCGTGGTCAAAACGCGCACACTGCTCGCGGAGGTGGGCGCGGCGGATTTTACTTGA
- a CDS encoding GNAT family N-acetyltransferase, whose product MKVHPIRPEDDERAVEALARAFQMFPLNLFLYPDPEKRPQQLRWLYRRIIPVYRELGAAFMTEDGGGVAMWVPPHCPKGPGIWRFIRAGMLMEPFNCGLETMHRRILMKLDIERRHHGEMREPHWFLEIIGVDPAHQRRGCGKALLRHVLDQADRDGIPAYVITHDPEDVVYYQQNGFRLLTDKTAMRGAPPTYSLLRPATPPSG is encoded by the coding sequence ATGAAGGTTCACCCCATCAGGCCGGAGGACGACGAACGCGCCGTGGAGGCTCTGGCGCGCGCGTTCCAAATGTTTCCCCTGAACCTGTTTCTTTATCCGGACCCTGAAAAGCGGCCGCAACAGCTCCGCTGGCTGTACCGGCGCATCATTCCGGTCTACCGGGAGCTGGGCGCCGCCTTCATGACGGAGGACGGCGGCGGTGTGGCCATGTGGGTGCCCCCCCATTGCCCGAAGGGGCCGGGAATTTGGCGTTTTATCCGCGCGGGCATGCTCATGGAGCCGTTCAACTGCGGCTTGGAGACGATGCACCGGCGCATCCTGATGAAGTTGGACATCGAACGGCGCCACCACGGTGAAATGCGTGAACCGCACTGGTTTTTGGAGATTATCGGCGTGGACCCCGCGCACCAGCGCAGGGGCTGCGGCAAGGCGTTGCTCCGGCACGTTCTTGATCAGGCCGACCGGGACGGAATCCCCGCCTATGTCATCACGCACGACCCGGAGGACGTGGTCTATTATCAGCAGAACGGCTTCCGCCTTTTAACCGACAAAACGGCGATGCGCGGCGCGCCGCCCACGTATTCGCTGCTGCGCCCCGCAACCCCGCCCTCAGGCTGA